The proteins below come from a single Antennarius striatus isolate MH-2024 chromosome 18, ASM4005453v1, whole genome shotgun sequence genomic window:
- the vcpip1 gene encoding deubiquitinating protein VCPIP1 encodes MSLLQSSKKKDKRILSGTCPDPKCQARLFFPAYGSVSIECTECGQRHEQKNLLSVEEVTDPDVVLHNLLRNALLGVTGAPKKGTELVKVMGLSNYHCKLLSPVLTRYGMDKQTGKAKLLRDMNQGEMFDCSLLGDRAFLIEPDHVSTMGYGKDRSGSLIYLHDTLEEMKKANGNRECLIPVHVDGDGHCLVHAVSRALVGRELFWHALRENLKQNFKQNLDRYKALFQDFIDAAEWEDIINECDPLFIPPEGVPLGLRNIHIFGLANVLHRPIILLDSLSGMRSSGDYSATFLPGLVSEEQCRGKDGKPNKPICIAWSSSGRNHYIPLVGIKNTILPKLPPRLLPKAWGVPQELIRKYIKLEQDGSCVIGGDRSLQDKYLMRLVNAMEEVFMEKHSIHPSLVADVHQYVYRRTGVIGIQPEEVTEAAKKSVTENRLHRCLICGALSELHVPPEWLAPGGKLYNLAKSTHGQLRPDKNYSFPLNNVVCSYDPQKDVLVPDFKLSSLNTCNWCHGTSVRHVHGDGSVAYLDGDRTNTRSHGGKCGCGFKHFWEGKEYDNLPEAFPITLEWGGRVVRETVYWFQYEAEASLNSNVYDVAMKLVTKHFPGEFGSEILVQKVVNTILHHTAKKNPNEYNPVSIDGAHARRHSDVAPEAPPPPPPDAQPPTKIILTGQKAKTLHKEELTMSRAERSLQQSISEQASANQKRRSERLKQEQQKSSPETPSSAPATPTKSPSLSSSNKEKKIRVTTSDGRQAMLTLQAQTTFSDLQRSIAKQFGVAPAQQCIRHGFPPKEMAPPKDGEENEPAALQHGDRVTVEILRAPPGERSPAPSSIPRASSSHAVARSDHHHDAVAVVTAPGRRSDRELQESIDLEMSSLCLLATLMGEDVWSYAKRLPHFFQQGGVFYNIVKKDMGLMDGKHCTLPHLTGKTFVYNAAEERLELCVDTAGHFPIGPDVEDLVKEALVQLRSDGSTRGSREGSPSHGVLRLGSGGVVRKKEQLQSVTAFQGKGHSLGSAGGSSPVEHRPITRQHSSGVDLSTSVSRGPPDLSDIPEDTTRELVRMAPGFVTTKDGRGLDPTLMEQQRKKLQEMVSSIQASMERHLREQQSSSSSSSGQERTGGAKTTTGQPAPNLNPPTAGSATTPSKPDDKSEELEDMESQDAEQGNAAEPMDHS; translated from the exons ATGTCGCTGCTGCAGAGCTCCAAGAAGAAAGACAAGCGCATTTTATCCGGTACCTGCCCGGACCCGAAATGCCAGGCGAGGCTGTTCTTCCCCGCTTACGGCTCGGTTAGCATCGAGTGCACCGAATGTGGACAACGCCACGAGCAGAAGAACCTGCTGAGCGTGGAGGAGGTGACCGATCCGGACGTGGTGCTCCACAATCTGCTCAGGAACGCCCTGTTGGGCGTCACCGGGGCCCCCAAGAAAGGCACGGAGCTGGTGAAGGTGATGGGGCTCTCCAACTACCACTGCAAGCTGCTGTCGCCGGTGCTCACCCGGTACGGGATGGACAAGCAGACCGGGAAAGCCAAGCTCCTGAGGGACATGAACCAGGGGGAGATGTTCGATTGCTCCCTGTTGGGGGATCGGGCGTTCCTGATCGAACCCGATCACGTCTCCACCATGGGTTATGGGAAAGACCGGTCGGGGAGTCTCATCTACCTCCACGACAccctggaggagatgaagaaggccaACGGGAACAGGGAATGCCTGATCCCGGTCCACGTGGACGGGGACGGACACTGCCTGGTCCACGCCGTGTCCAGAGCCCTGGTGGGGAGGGAACTGTTCTGGCACGCCCTGAGGGAGAACCTCAAGCAGAACTTCAAGCAGAACCTGGATCGCTACAAGGCGCTCTTCCAGGACTTCATCGACGCCGCCGAGTGGGAGGACATCATCAACGAGTGCGACCCCCTCTTCATCCCGCCTGAAGGCGTGCCCCTCGGGCTGCGCAACATCCACATTTTCGGCTTGGCCAACGTCCTCCACCGACCCATAATCCTGTTGGACTCCTTGAGCGGAATGAGGAGCTCCGGGGATTATTCCGCCACCTTCTTACCCGGTTTGGTTTCCGAGGAGCAGTGCCGGGGTAAAGACGGGAAGCCCAACAAACCCATCTGCATCGCGTGGAGCAGCTCCGGCCGCAACCACTACATCCCCCTGGTGGGCATCAAGAACACCATCCTCCCCAAACTTCCTCCACGTTTGCTCCCGAAGGCGTGGGGCGTCCCTCAGGAGCTGATCAGGAAGTACATCAAGCTGGAGCAGGACGGCAGCTGCGTGATCGGCGGCGACCGCAGCTTGCAGGACAAGTACCTGATGCGCCTGGTGAACGCCATGGAGGAGGTGTTCATGGAGAAGCACAGCATCCACCCGTCGCTGGTGGCCGACGTGCACCAGTACGTCTACAGACGGACCGGCGTCATCGGCATACAGCCGGAGGAAGTGACTGAAGCGGCCAAGAAGTCGGTGACGGAGAACCGGTTGCACCGTTGCCTGATCTGCGGCGCCTTATCCGAGCTCCACGTCCCGCCCGAGTGGCTGGCGCCCGGCGGGAAACTCTACAACTTGGCCAAATCCACCCACGGCCAACTGCGTCCGGACAAGAACTACAGCTTCCCGCTCAACAACGTGGTCTGCTCCTACGACCCCCAGAAGGACGTCCTGGTCCCCGATTTCAAACTCAGCTCCCTGAACACCTGCAACTGGTGTCACGGCACGTCGGTGCGCCACGTCCACGGCGACGGCTCGGTGGCGTACCTGGACGGCGACCGCACCAACACGCGCTCGCATGGCGGCAAGTGCGGCTGCGGTTTCAAACATTTCTGGGAAGGGAAGGAGTACGACAACCTCCCCGAGGCGTTCCCCATCACCTTGGAGTGGGGGGGGCGGGTGGTGCGGGAGACGGTGTACTGGTTCCAGTACGAGGCGGAGGCGTCGCTGAACAGCAACGTGTACGACGTGGCCATGAAGCTGGTCACCAAGCACTTCCCCGGCGAGTTCGGCAGCGAGATCCTGGTGCAGAAGGTGGTGAACACCATCCTGCACCACACCGCCAAGAAGAACCCCAACGAGTACAACCCGGTGTCCATCGACGGCGCCCACGCCCGGCGGCACTCTGACGTCGCGCCCgaagcgccgccgccgcccccgccGGACGCCCAGCCGCCCACCAAGATCATCCTGACGGGGCAGAAGGCGAAGACGCTCCACAAGGAGGAGCTGACGATGAGCCGGGCGGAGCGCAGCCTCCAGCAGAGCATCAGCGAGCAGGCCTCGGCCAATCAGAAGCGGCGCAGCGAGCGGCTGaagcaggagcagcagaaaaGCTCGCCGGAGACGCCTTCCTCAGCTCCGGCCACGCCCACCAAGTCGCCTTCCTTGTCGTCGTCCAATAAGGAGAAGAAGATCCGCGTGACCACCAGCGACGGCCGGCAGGCCATGCTGACCCTCCAGGCCCAGACGACCTTCTCCGACCTGCAGAGGAGCATCGCCAAGCAGTTCGGCGTGGCGCCGGCGCAGCAGTGCATCCGCCACGGCTTCCCGCCGAAGGAGATGGCTCCGCCCAAAGACGGCGAGGAGAACGAGCCGGCGGCGCTGCAGCACGGCGACAGGGTGACGGTGGAGATCCTGCGCGCCCCGCCCGGCGAGAggagccccgccccttcctccATCCCGCGGGCGTCCAGCTCGCACGCCGTGGCGAGGAGCGACCACCACCACGACGCTGTCGCCGTGGTGACGGCGCCCGGGAGGAGGAGCGACCGGGAGCTGCAGGAGAGCATCGACCTGGAGATGTCGTCCCTGTGCCTCCTGGCCACGCtgatgg GGGAGGACGTCTGGTCCTACGCCAAGAGGCTGCCGCACTTCTTCCAGCAGGGCGGAGTCTTCTACAACATCGTGAAGAAAGACATGG GCCTGATGGACGGGAAACACTGCACGCTGCCGCACCTGACGGGGAAGACGTTCGTCTACAACGCGGCGGAGGAGCGCCTGGAGCTCTGCGTGGACACGGCCGGTCACTTCCCCATCGGCCCCGATGTGGAGGACCTGGTGAAGGAGGCTCTGGTCCAGCTTCGCTCTGACGGATCCACCAGGGGCAGCAGAGAGGGCAGTCCCTCCCACGGCGTCCTCCGATTGGGCAGCGGCGGCGTGGTGCGGAAGAAGGAGCAGCTGCAGAGCGTCACCGCCTTCCAGGGTAAAGGCCACTCCTTGGGCAGTGCCGGCGGCTCCTCCCCCGTGGAACACCGGCCTATCACCCGTCAGCACAGCAGCGGCGTGGATCTGAGCACCAGCGTGTCCAGAGGACCCCCGGACTTGTCGGACATCCCGGAGGACACCACCAGGGAGCTGGTGCGCATGGCGCCGGGCTTCGTCACCACGAAGGACGGTCGCGGTCTGGACCCCACCCTGATGGAGCAGCAGCGGAAGAAGCTCCAGGAGATGGTGTCCTCCATCCAAGCCTCCATGGAGCGTCACCTCCGGGAGCAGcagagctcctcctcctcctcctctgggcaGGAGCGAACAGGCGGGGCAAAGACGACCACGGGCCAACCGGCGCCCAACCTCAACCCTCCGACCGCAGGAAGCGCGACGACGCCGAGCAAACCCGACGACAAGTCGGAAGAACTGGAGGACATGGAGAGTCAGGACGCCGAGCAAGGCAACGCCGCCGAACCCATGGATCACTCCTGA
- the LOC137612895 gene encoding deubiquitinating protein VCPIP1-like, with the protein MSLLQSSKKKDKRILSGTCPDPKCQARLFFPAYGSVSIECTECGQRHEQKNLLSVEEVTDPDVVLHNLLRNALLGVTGAPKKGTELVKVMGLSNYHCKLLSPVLTRYGMDKQTGKAKLLRDMNQGEMFDCSLLGDRAFLIEPDHVSTMGYGKDRSGSLIYLHDTLEEMKKANGNRECLIPVHVDGDGHCLVHAVSRALVGRELFWHALRENLKQNFKQNLDRYKALFQDFIDAAEWEDIINECDPLFIPPEGVPLGLRNIHIFGLANVLHRPIILLDSLSGMRSSGDYSATFLPGLVSEEQCRGKDGKPNKPICIAWSSSGRNHYIPLVGIKNTILPKLPPRLLPKAWGVPQELIRKYIKLEQDGSCVIGGDRSLQDKYLMRLVNAMEEVFMEKHSIHPSLVADVHQYVYRRTGVIGIQPEEVTEAAKKSVTENRLHRCLICGALSELHVPPEWLAPGGKLYNLAKSTHGQLRPDKNYSFPLNNVVCSYDPQKDVLVPDFKLSSLNTCNWCHGTSVRHVHGDGSVAYLDGDRTNTRSHGGKCGCGFKHFWEGKEYDNLPEAFPITLEWGGRVVRETVYWFQYEAEASLNSNVYDVAMKLVTKHFPGEFGSEILVQKVVNTILHHTAKKNVIGGDVIAPPEGASRQKAGNKRCKGEQFEFKMSRMELPASCCVFPVRLCVSSSVVCFLLDCVFPVRLCFLLGCVFPLVLCVSCWIVCFLLGCVSC; encoded by the coding sequence ATGTCGCTGCTGCAGAGCTCCAAGAAGAAAGACAAGCGCATTTTATCCGGTACCTGCCCGGACCCGAAATGCCAGGCGAGGCTGTTCTTCCCCGCTTACGGCTCGGTTAGCATCGAGTGCACCGAATGTGGACAACGCCACGAGCAGAAGAACCTGCTGAGCGTGGAGGAGGTGACCGATCCGGACGTGGTGCTCCACAATCTGCTCAGGAACGCCCTGTTGGGCGTCACCGGGGCCCCCAAGAAAGGCACGGAGCTGGTGAAGGTGATGGGGCTCTCCAACTACCACTGCAAGCTGCTGTCGCCGGTGCTCACCCGGTACGGGATGGACAAGCAGACCGGGAAAGCCAAGCTCCTGAGGGACATGAACCAGGGGGAGATGTTCGATTGCTCCCTGTTGGGGGATCGGGCGTTCCTGATCGAACCCGATCACGTCTCCACCATGGGTTATGGGAAAGACCGGTCGGGGAGTCTCATCTACCTCCACGACAccctggaggagatgaagaaggccaACGGGAACAGGGAATGCCTGATCCCGGTCCACGTGGACGGGGACGGACACTGCCTGGTCCACGCCGTGTCCAGAGCCCTGGTGGGGAGGGAACTGTTCTGGCACGCCCTGAGGGAGAACCTCAAGCAGAACTTCAAGCAGAACCTGGATCGCTACAAGGCGCTCTTCCAGGACTTCATCGACGCCGCCGAGTGGGAGGACATCATCAACGAGTGCGACCCCCTCTTCATCCCGCCTGAAGGCGTGCCCCTCGGGCTGCGCAACATCCACATTTTCGGCTTGGCCAACGTCCTCCACCGACCCATAATCCTGTTGGACTCCTTGAGCGGAATGAGGAGCTCCGGGGATTATTCCGCCACCTTCTTACCCGGTTTGGTTTCCGAGGAGCAGTGCCGGGGTAAAGACGGGAAGCCCAACAAACCCATCTGCATCGCGTGGAGCAGCTCCGGCCGCAACCACTACATCCCCCTGGTGGGCATCAAGAACACCATCCTCCCCAAACTTCCTCCACGTTTGCTCCCGAAGGCGTGGGGCGTCCCTCAGGAGCTGATCAGGAAGTACATCAAGCTGGAGCAGGACGGCAGCTGCGTGATCGGCGGCGACCGCAGCTTGCAGGACAAGTACCTGATGCGCCTGGTGAACGCCATGGAGGAGGTGTTCATGGAGAAGCACAGCATCCACCCGTCGCTGGTGGCCGACGTGCACCAGTACGTCTACAGACGGACCGGCGTCATCGGCATACAGCCGGAGGAAGTGACTGAAGCGGCCAAGAAGTCGGTGACGGAGAACCGGTTGCACCGTTGCCTGATCTGCGGCGCCTTATCCGAGCTCCACGTCCCGCCCGAGTGGCTGGCGCCCGGCGGGAAACTCTACAACTTGGCCAAATCCACCCACGGCCAACTGCGTCCGGACAAGAACTACAGCTTCCCGCTCAACAACGTGGTCTGCTCCTACGACCCCCAGAAGGACGTCCTGGTCCCCGATTTCAAACTCAGCTCCCTGAACACCTGCAACTGGTGTCACGGCACGTCGGTGCGCCACGTCCACGGCGACGGCTCGGTGGCGTACCTGGACGGCGACCGCACCAACACGCGCTCGCATGGCGGCAAGTGCGGCTGCGGTTTCAAACATTTCTGGGAAGGGAAGGAGTACGACAACCTCCCCGAGGCGTTCCCCATCACCTTGGAGTGGGGGGGGCGGGTGGTGCGGGAGACGGTGTACTGGTTCCAGTACGAGGCGGAGGCGTCGCTGAACAGCAACGTGTACGACGTGGCCATGAAGCTGGTCACCAAGCACTTCCCCGGCGAGTTCGGCAGCGAGATCCTGGTGCAGAAGGTGGTGAACACCATCCTGCACCACACCGCCAAGAAGAACGTCATCGGCGGTGATGTCATCGCACCTCCTGAAGGAGCGTCCCGTCAAAAAGCAGGAAATAAACGCTGTAAGGGCGAACAGTTTGAGTTCAAAATGTCACGAATGgagcttcctgcttcctgttgtgtgtttcctgttaggttgtgtgtttcctctagtgttgtgtgtttcctgttggattgtgtgtttcctgttaggttgtgtttcctgttaggttgtgtgtttcctctagtgttgtgtgtttcctgttggattgtgtgtttcctgttaggttgtgtttcctgttag
- the marchf11 gene encoding E3 ubiquitin-protein ligase MARCHF11 — translation MSTEEGEGEAEVGGFTWDEGEPHGRQGRPGDGEGADQEEEEEEEQGCDEACGGVGSAEDGGGSGKVQAMHSSCSSDTCIPTPSCRICFQGAEQGDLLNPCRCDGSVRYTHQHCLLKWISERGSWTCELCCYRFQVIAINMKRPWQWQSITITLVEKVQIIAVFLGSLFLVASISWLLWSALSPQAVWQRRDVLFQICYGMYGFMDLVCIGLIVHEGAAVYNVFMRWRAVNLHWDVQSYDKAKDMEETSTGHSSLAPRTLWLPLVTFGPSGPLHSTQLGPQPWTCLCLAPFCPGLLPQNNLSQDSDSGEVVIRVTSV, via the exons ATGAGCAccgaggagggggagggggaggcggAGGTGGGGGGCTTCACCTGGGATGAAGGCGAACCCCACGGCCGCCAAGGACGCCCCGGTGATGGGGAGGGGGCggatcaggaggaagaggaggaagaggagcagggcTGCGATGAAGCCTGCGGGGGGGTCGGATCCGCGGAAGACGGGGGCGGGTCCGGGAAGGTGCAGGCGATGCACTCCAGCTGCAGCAGCGACACCTGCATCCCCACCCCCAGCTGCAGGATCTGCTTCCAGGGCGCGGAGCAG GGCGACCTGCTGAACCCGTGTCGATGTGACGGCTCGGTGCGTTACACCCACCAGCACTGCCTGCTGAAGTGGATCAGCGAGCGAGGATCCTGGACCTGCGAGCTCTGCTGCTACCGCTTCCAGGTCATCGCCATCAACATGAAGAGACCGTGGCAG TGGCAGTCCATCACCATCACCCTGGTGGAGAAGGTGCAGATCATTGCGGTGTTCCTGGGCTCCCTCTTCCTGGTGGCCAGCATCTCCTGGCTGCTGTGGTCCGCTCTGAGCCCGCAGGCCGTCTGGCAGCGGCGCGACGTCCTCTTCCAGATCTGCTACGGAATGTACGGCTTCATGGACTTGGTCTGCATAG GCTTGATTGTCCATGAGGGGGCAGCAGTGTACAACGTCTTCATGCGCTGGCGAGCCGTGAACCTCCACTGGGATGTCCAGAGCTACGATAAGGCCAAGGACATGGAGGAGACCAGCACCGGCCACTCCTCACTGGCTCCCAGGACGCTTTGGTTGCCCCTGGTCACCTTCGGGCCCAGCGGCCCCTTACATTCTACCCAGTTGGGACCACAGCCCTGGACTTGCCTCTGTTTGGCCCCGTTCTGCCCCGGCTTGTTGCCCCAAAACAACCTCAGCCAGGACAGCGACTCGGGGGAGGTGGTCATCCGTGTTACATCAGTGTGA